One window of the Rhipicephalus microplus isolate Deutch F79 chromosome 2, USDA_Rmic, whole genome shotgun sequence genome contains the following:
- the LOC142790109 gene encoding nuclear pore complex protein Nup107-like: MLPACTTWEDQLWARMRAVVDVCVEQELRTAKQRDRSLGPLPPGYPSDRRTFEAIFRDLRAAVGASGTRHQEITHILQRGVVLGDADYLVEEIHDWVTSQAIEPPPLTMRFLALMALLLRQIGRETGTEAFSTLLLNYISMLIDDGHVSLVDTYAAALKATDHVTKNTQLAQPPN; the protein is encoded by the coding sequence ATGCTGCCCGCGTGTACCACATGGGAGGATCAGCTATGGGCTCGCATGCGCGCTGTTGTGGATGTGTGCGTAGAGCAGGAGCTCCGCACTGCCAAGCAACGAGATAGAAGCCTCGGACCACTACCGCCCGGCTACCCCAGTGACCGTAGAACCTTTGAAGCCATTTTCCGTGATCTGCGGGCAGCCGTGGGCGCGAGTGGCACGCGCCACCAGGAGATTACACACATTCTGCAGCGAGGTGTAGTGCTGGGCGATGCTGATTATTTGGTAGAAGAAATACACGATTGGGTAACCAGTCAGGCGATTGAGCCACCGCCACTTACCATGCGGTTTCTGGCTCTCATGGCACTGTTGCTGCGACAGATTGGCCGTGAGACCGGCACTGAGGCGTTCAGCACTCTTCTTCTCAACTACATAAGCATGCTCATCGACGACGGCCACGTCTCCTTGGTGGACACGTACGCAGCCGCTCTGAAAGCAACCGACCATGTCACCAAAAACACGCAGCTTGCGCAGCCTCCAAACTAG